GGCAAATGGCCATCCTGCGCTCCAGGACTGACCGCTGCTGCGCCCGGGCCAGGGCTTGTTCCGCCGCTGCCCCGAGATCGTCGTGGGCGTCGATGATCAGCGCCGCGAGGATGGCCCCCTTGCTGGGAAAGTACCGATAGAGGCGCCCGCGAGTCCGTACGAGCGCGATTGGTCGGCGTGGCGGCGGCCGCCCTATCTGGCGGTCATGGTGCACCTGACCTGGCAGGCGCTGCGGGGTCAGTCCGTCGTTCATCCCGACCAGCAGACGCTGCAAGCTGCCGCCTGCTTGCTGGCCGCATCCGTGCTGGGTGTCGTCTGGTCCGTCCGCGCCGCCCGGCCTTAGCGAAACCCGTTCCGGGTAGACGTGGTTCAGGACACGACGTTGCGGCTGCACCTGGGGTGGCCGGTCCCATACCCCCTACAAGATCGGCAGGATAGTCGGCTCCTTGTCACTTCGGCGGCGCCGAGAACGGGAAACTGTCCACTCTCTCTCAGAGCGGTCGCAACATCCAACCCTTGACACTTCGGTATACCCACAGATGGAACTGGTCCTTCGGATTCTCCGGTATCCCGAAGGTTGCCGATTCCTTCTCACGGTGAGCCAGGGAGCCGAGCAGGTCGGCGCGATCGTCGAGGCTGGCCCTCACCCATGCTTGTGCAGTCTCGACGAAGGCCACGCAGGCGGGCGGGAGTTGCTCCGCGTCCGAGGCATCGATGCCGTACTGCGCGT
This genomic interval from Kineosporia sp. NBRC 101731 contains the following:
- a CDS encoding TetR-like C-terminal domain-containing protein, with amino-acid sequence MNDGLTPQRLPGQVHHDRQIGRPPPRRPIALVRTRGRLYRYFPSKGAILAALIIDAHDDLGAAAEQALARAQQRSVLERRMAICHGVRDWSLDHPQECSLIFGTPVPEFEASADAVGPASRVPALLTGLLVEMVGTGEYDLIGQLPISDDVRRALSPVREKSPPRYP